The Bacteroidota bacterium genome has a segment encoding these proteins:
- a CDS encoding tetratricopeptide repeat-containing sensor histidine kinase — MKKFILILVILFSGFILTELNAQTTEIDSLENLLQKHTTKDTIRVNLLNELANEYFRQDAEKKLKCAEEAKTLSDQLDYKKGEALSLIYCGSYYYYMSDFPTATKYVQNSLEISKKEGFDKVIGKGYNFLGQMSSEKGNYKEALDCFDKSLKNFEKINYKNGIASAFTNLGIVFWRQGNYPNAVKYYQKAMKIYEDLNDKIEIAKCENNIGIIFTNQGEYDKALNYLKRALSTNEEIDNLEEVSKCLMNIGAVYFHMEDLTQALEYWTRTLKIYKKLGNKRNISQCLTNIGVVYFNREDYSLSAEYYEKALEISQEIDDKPNLSLSYQNISGVYLKAENYHKALKYAYLALDIANEIGELNRKMEVQNLFYEIYLAKTDYRKALESHVLFKLYADSLINENNIAEITSLEKQYEFDKEKQAIEAEQKKKDAIQAEEARRKQAIRNYLMAAIGLMVLVIVVVMRSFLQKRKANRILASQKTEIENKNNELITKNEEIRSQSEQLEYANEKLKELDEFKEEMTGMIVHDLKNPLNSIIGLSENPIVEQSGKQMLNMVTNILDVQKYENAKIQLKKSNCSLNLISESALQQINLLYIEKNITIKNYLQNYNVLIDKEIVERVFVNILTNAIKYTPNNGNIILESFKESSDLIQIKITDTGEGIPPDKLDKVFGKFEQVLSRNSGLTASTGIGLTFCKLFVEAHGGEIGLESEVGTGTTIWFTLPLGKQEDVDISIKKSLPEEKNIELTQKDKNILVPFQIEFRKYEVFEFSDIEEILEQIDFSKTIGLTKWKEEIDNALYGLNQEKYLSLIKMID, encoded by the coding sequence ATGAAAAAATTTATATTAATTCTTGTAATACTTTTTAGTGGTTTTATTTTAACAGAATTGAATGCACAAACAACAGAAATTGACAGTCTTGAAAACTTGTTGCAAAAACACACAACAAAAGACACCATTAGAGTAAACCTTCTAAATGAACTCGCTAATGAATATTTTCGTCAGGATGCTGAAAAAAAACTAAAGTGTGCAGAAGAAGCCAAAACACTTTCAGATCAACTGGATTATAAGAAAGGAGAGGCTTTGAGTTTAATATATTGTGGCAGCTATTATTATTATATGTCGGATTTCCCAACAGCAACAAAGTACGTTCAAAACTCTTTGGAAATCAGCAAAAAAGAGGGTTTTGATAAGGTGATTGGGAAAGGCTACAATTTTTTGGGACAGATGAGTTCTGAAAAGGGAAATTATAAAGAAGCATTAGATTGCTTTGATAAATCCTTGAAAAATTTTGAGAAAATTAACTACAAAAACGGAATTGCTTCTGCGTTTACAAATTTAGGTATTGTCTTTTGGCGACAAGGAAATTACCCGAATGCAGTCAAATATTATCAAAAAGCAATGAAAATATACGAGGATTTGAATGATAAAATTGAAATTGCAAAATGCGAGAATAATATTGGAATTATATTTACAAATCAGGGAGAATATGATAAAGCTTTAAATTATTTAAAAAGAGCCTTGAGTACAAATGAAGAAATTGACAACTTGGAAGAAGTCTCTAAATGCTTAATGAATATAGGTGCAGTTTATTTTCATATGGAAGATTTAACGCAAGCCCTTGAGTATTGGACCAGAACATTAAAGATATATAAAAAGCTAGGCAACAAACGTAACATTTCACAATGTTTAACAAATATTGGTGTGGTATATTTCAATCGGGAAGATTATTCTCTTTCTGCAGAATATTATGAAAAAGCATTAGAAATAAGTCAAGAAATCGATGACAAACCAAATCTTAGTTTAAGTTATCAGAATATAAGCGGTGTATATCTTAAAGCTGAAAATTATCATAAAGCATTAAAATATGCATATCTTGCACTCGATATTGCAAATGAAATTGGGGAGTTGAATAGAAAAATGGAAGTTCAAAATCTATTCTACGAAATATATTTAGCAAAAACTGATTATCGAAAGGCATTGGAAAGTCATGTATTGTTTAAACTTTATGCTGATAGCCTTATCAACGAAAATAATATTGCTGAAATTACAAGTCTCGAAAAACAATATGAATTTGATAAAGAAAAGCAAGCAATTGAGGCTGAGCAGAAAAAAAAGGATGCAATTCAGGCAGAAGAGGCAAGGCGAAAGCAAGCTATAAGAAACTATCTGATGGCTGCTATTGGCTTAATGGTTTTAGTAATTGTAGTAGTCATGCGTAGTTTTCTGCAAAAACGTAAAGCAAATCGCATTCTTGCCTCACAAAAAACAGAAATTGAGAATAAAAACAACGAGTTAATTACCAAGAATGAAGAAATACGCTCTCAGTCTGAACAATTAGAATACGCAAACGAAAAATTAAAAGAACTCGACGAATTCAAAGAAGAGATGACCGGAATGATTGTTCACGACCTAAAGAATCCTCTAAATTCAATAATAGGTTTGTCAGAAAATCCAATAGTAGAACAGTCTGGAAAGCAAATGCTAAATATGGTAACAAATATTCTAGATGTTCAGAAATATGAAAATGCCAAAATTCAACTAAAAAAATCGAATTGTTCATTAAATCTTATTTCAGAATCGGCATTGCAACAAATAAATTTACTCTACATTGAGAAAAACATAACAATCAAGAACTATCTTCAAAATTATAATGTTCTTATTGATAAAGAAATTGTTGAACGAGTATTTGTAAATATCCTTACAAATGCAATTAAATACACACCAAACAATGGAAATATAATACTTGAATCATTTAAAGAGTCTTCAGATTTGATTCAAATAAAAATTACTGATACCGGTGAAGGAATACCACCGGACAAATTAGATAAAGTATTTGGTAAGTTTGAACAAGTGTTATCGAGAAATTCCGGCTTAACTGCTTCTACTGGAATAGGGCTAACTTTTTGTAAACTTTTTGTAGAAGCACACGGCGGCGAAATCGGGCTTGAATCGGAAGTTGGAACAGGAACAACTATTTGGTTTACATTACCCTTAGGTAAGCAAGAAGATGTAGATATTAGCATTAAGAAAAGTCTTCCTGAAGAAAAAAATATTGAATTAACACAAAAAGATAAAAATATTTTAGTACCTTTCCAAATAGAATTTAGGAAATATGAAGTTTTTGAGTTTAGTGATATAGAAGAAATTTTGGAGCAAATTGATTTTAGTAAAACTATAGGGCTGACAAAATGGAAG
- a CDS encoding HAMP domain-containing histidine kinase, which yields MKIRTLFFLLLFIHNFIVAQKQSKLFEELKIYNADSSSATTKQNSALRIIKSSEFGIEEKQKIIISHIEYLHKIKNDKLLGKFYGIILYKKVGLSITESYKHLKKGIDFSKKHDLSYSLVKANQALKNLQFDVGDTIGYIVSLLETEKALDNVDSSFTKLRLQFYKKSGYQLYNINKIDKSLEILQKGLAYDQKDGRINVHEFFMWLGINYASLNKKDSSIYYQKKFIEYYKGMDNKSRLAEGYRYLSYAYSNAKEYDTALYYLDKSYKLFIEIGKPKRAGLMLSYQAKILEKKEMYISAAKLYNEIFDKFINILSNYTKLDIYLQASIIYSKLGNKSMAFETLKKYIQIRDEVEKADKLKELERAINVGELNSIRHKSEVNRRIFMIEQQAKDQKVALNIKIRNITILSSIIVFIAMALIVLMIYRNLRNTRKQKDEIEKQKRKISQKNEELNQLVEEVTSQKDEIENQNKKIHTSLQELENTQEQLVESKKMASLGNLVAGVAHEINTPVGNGISASSSLINKAQDFSELYKSKKMKKSELEAFINSTLKAGNLIFANLKRTGKLVQNFKQVSVNQAAEDIQEFNLKSYINNVIASLEPKLQEKPVDIKISCPENIIVNSFQDAFAQIITNFITNSLIHGFKENDSGQIEIRATENKGLLTIEYLDNGQGISEDIISKVFDPFFTTNKQLGSGLGLHIVYNLLIQKLNGSVHLESKLEKGVHFTIQTPLVLSQKNDQALKLKHSEK from the coding sequence ATGAAAATTAGAACCCTTTTTTTTCTCCTGCTTTTCATACACAATTTTATAGTTGCACAAAAGCAAAGCAAACTATTTGAAGAACTTAAGATATACAATGCTGACAGTTCTTCTGCAACAACAAAGCAAAATTCTGCTCTTAGAATTATTAAGTCATCGGAGTTTGGTATTGAAGAAAAACAAAAAATAATTATTTCTCATATCGAATATCTTCATAAAATCAAGAATGATAAACTTCTCGGTAAATTCTATGGAATTATCTTATACAAAAAAGTGGGACTTTCTATTACAGAAAGTTATAAACATCTAAAAAAAGGAATAGATTTTTCAAAAAAACATGACTTAAGTTATTCATTAGTAAAAGCAAATCAGGCTCTAAAGAATTTGCAATTTGATGTGGGCGACACAATAGGTTATATTGTTAGTCTTCTTGAAACAGAAAAAGCGTTGGATAATGTCGATTCGTCCTTTACTAAATTGAGATTACAATTTTATAAGAAATCTGGATATCAGCTTTATAACATAAATAAAATTGACAAATCTCTCGAAATATTACAAAAAGGCTTAGCTTATGATCAAAAAGATGGAAGAATAAATGTCCATGAATTTTTCATGTGGTTAGGGATTAATTATGCAAGTCTGAATAAAAAAGATTCATCCATCTATTATCAGAAAAAATTCATTGAATATTATAAAGGAATGGACAATAAAAGCAGATTGGCTGAAGGATATAGATATCTCTCATATGCCTATTCGAATGCAAAAGAGTACGATACTGCTCTTTATTATTTAGACAAAAGTTATAAATTGTTTATTGAAATTGGGAAACCAAAGAGAGCCGGGTTAATGCTGTCCTACCAAGCGAAAATATTAGAAAAAAAGGAAATGTATATTTCCGCCGCAAAACTTTATAATGAAATATTTGATAAATTTATAAATATCCTAAGTAATTATACTAAATTAGACATTTATCTACAAGCAAGTATTATATATTCCAAATTGGGCAATAAAAGCATGGCATTTGAAACATTAAAGAAATATATTCAAATACGAGATGAAGTGGAAAAAGCTGATAAATTAAAAGAATTGGAGCGTGCAATAAATGTTGGAGAACTAAACAGTATCAGACATAAATCTGAAGTAAACAGACGAATATTTATGATTGAACAGCAAGCAAAAGATCAGAAAGTAGCCTTAAATATAAAAATCCGTAATATCACAATTTTGTCTTCAATCATTGTATTTATAGCGATGGCACTGATAGTTTTGATGATCTACCGTAATCTGAGAAATACCCGAAAACAAAAAGATGAAATAGAAAAACAAAAGAGAAAAATATCTCAAAAAAATGAAGAACTAAATCAACTTGTGGAGGAAGTTACATCCCAAAAAGATGAAATTGAAAATCAAAACAAAAAAATACATACAAGCCTGCAAGAGCTTGAGAATACACAAGAACAATTAGTTGAGTCGAAAAAGATGGCTTCGCTTGGAAATTTAGTAGCAGGTGTTGCTCACGAAATAAATACACCTGTTGGGAATGGCATTTCTGCTTCATCATCATTAATTAATAAAGCACAAGATTTTTCGGAGCTTTACAAAAGTAAGAAAATGAAAAAGAGCGAATTGGAAGCTTTTATTAATTCAACTCTTAAAGCAGGGAATTTGATTTTTGCCAATTTGAAAAGAACAGGCAAATTAGTTCAGAATTTCAAACAAGTGTCAGTAAATCAGGCAGCAGAAGATATTCAGGAATTCAATTTGAAATCGTATATCAATAATGTGATTGCAAGCCTCGAACCAAAACTTCAGGAAAAGCCTGTTGATATAAAAATAAGCTGTCCTGAAAATATCATTGTAAATAGTTTTCAGGATGCCTTTGCACAGATCATTACAAATTTCATTACAAATTCACTAATCCATGGATTCAAAGAAAATGATTCCGGACAGATAGAAATCAGAGCAACAGAAAATAAAGGTTTATTGACAATTGAATATTTAGACAACGGTCAAGGAATTTCAGAAGATATCATATCAAAAGTTTTCGATCCATTTTTCACAACAAACAAACAACTTGGCAGTGGTTTGGGACTTCATATTGTTTATAATTTGCTGATACAAAAACTAAATGGCTCTGTTCATCTTGAAAGCAAATTAGAAAAAGGAGTTCATTTTACTATTCAGACTCCTTTAGTTTTAAGTCAAAAAAATGATCAAGCCTTAAAACTCAAACATTCAGAAAAGTGA
- a CDS encoding radical SAM protein, whose amino-acid sequence MLSDLLRKKISKYFTGNEQILFRNSIPENSVIEENIKNIEELGVYLHIPFCDQICPYCPYNKEIFSEEASRNYTNALKKEIDFYAPLLSDKPITNMYIGGGTPTTMLGNGIEEIINHLYKRFNMQCRVHMESHPNHLTKENLNAIEALGVKYLSIGVEALQDRHLKAIERPYTVLEVKRNVERAAGRNFECVNIDYIFDLPGQTIKEVEEAGREMVKLGIQQVATYPLFRFPYTRLGREAQNNGTAIGTMFRRRKLLKILENIFYDSGFDRSSVWAFTKSGIDKYCSVTVPSYLGLGASGSSYLKDTFYVNTFNVSEYIQAIEKGKSPIALSVDLHEEMQMAGWLYWRIYETKFEKSDFNYRFNASFDEKYGRQMRMLNRIGFLKNGEDQITLSDKGTYWIHAFEDFFSIDYINKLWGTSKFNPWPEKVVL is encoded by the coding sequence ATGCTTTCTGATCTTTTAAGAAAAAAAATAAGCAAATACTTTACCGGCAATGAACAAATATTATTTAGAAATAGTATTCCTGAGAATAGTGTTATTGAAGAAAATATTAAAAATATTGAAGAATTGGGAGTATATCTGCACATTCCATTTTGCGACCAGATTTGTCCGTATTGCCCTTATAATAAAGAAATTTTCAGTGAGGAAGCAAGTCGAAATTATACTAATGCACTGAAAAAAGAAATAGATTTTTATGCACCTCTATTATCAGATAAACCTATAACAAATATGTATATCGGTGGTGGCACGCCTACCACAATGCTTGGGAATGGTATTGAAGAAATAATCAATCACCTGTACAAACGTTTTAATATGCAATGCAGAGTTCATATGGAAAGTCATCCCAATCATTTGACAAAAGAAAATCTGAACGCCATAGAGGCACTGGGAGTAAAATATTTGAGCATTGGAGTTGAGGCACTTCAAGATCGACACCTCAAAGCAATTGAAAGGCCATACACAGTTTTAGAAGTAAAAAGGAATGTTGAAAGAGCAGCAGGTAGAAATTTTGAGTGTGTAAACATAGATTACATTTTCGATTTGCCCGGGCAAACTATAAAGGAGGTTGAGGAGGCTGGTAGAGAGATGGTAAAACTTGGAATTCAGCAAGTAGCAACTTATCCATTGTTCAGATTTCCCTACACACGATTGGGCAGAGAAGCTCAAAATAATGGAACAGCAATTGGCACCATGTTCCGAAGAAGAAAACTATTGAAAATTTTAGAGAATATTTTTTATGATTCAGGATTCGACCGATCGTCTGTCTGGGCTTTTACAAAAAGTGGAATAGATAAATATTGTTCGGTAACTGTTCCTTCTTATCTTGGACTGGGAGCCAGCGGGAGTTCATATTTAAAAGATACTTTTTACGTGAATACTTTTAATGTTTCTGAATATATTCAAGCCATTGAAAAAGGGAAATCTCCTATTGCACTTTCTGTAGATTTGCATGAAGAAATGCAGATGGCCGGATGGCTCTATTGGAGAATTTATGAAACAAAATTCGAAAAGAGCGATTTCAATTATAGATTCAATGCAAGTTTTGATGAAAAGTATGGAAGACAAATGAGAATGTTGAACCGAATAGGCTTTCTCAAAAATGGAGAAGATCAGATTACATTATCTGATAAAGGTACATATTGGATTCATGCATTTGAAGACTTTTTTTCAATTGATTATATTAATAAACTTTGGGGAACATCAAAATTCAATCCCTGGCCTGAAAAGGTAGTTTTGTAA
- a CDS encoding radical SAM protein produces the protein MKHMIYGIRYLINYWFLGKTKPLICGLVLHNKCNLRCRHCTVVDRQQASMSFIEAVNVIDSYYSEGGRCLYLEGGEPFIWNDNENTMEDIVKYAKKKGFFAVIIYTNGTRTLESAADTIFVSVDGLSNTHDSLRGKSFERILNNIELSQHSSLYINFTINSVNKTELSDFCEFIDKVPQIKGTFFYFHTPYYGHDELNIDVSTKKEILQQLLKLKKQYKILNSTAGLKSAIRNDWKKNLTLCKVYEDGKYYNCCRESHNTKLCEECGYLSYAEIDQTLKLKPGAILNALKYF, from the coding sequence ATGAAACATATGATTTATGGAATAAGGTATTTAATTAATTATTGGTTTCTTGGAAAAACCAAACCACTTATCTGTGGACTTGTTCTTCACAATAAATGTAACTTAAGATGCCGACATTGCACAGTAGTTGACAGGCAGCAAGCAAGCATGAGTTTTATTGAAGCTGTAAATGTTATTGATTCATATTATTCTGAAGGCGGAAGATGTCTTTACTTAGAAGGCGGAGAACCATTTATTTGGAATGACAATGAAAATACAATGGAAGATATTGTAAAATATGCCAAGAAAAAAGGATTTTTTGCAGTTATCATATACACAAATGGCACTCGCACTTTAGAATCTGCCGCAGATACAATATTTGTTAGCGTTGATGGATTAAGTAATACGCATGATTCTCTGAGAGGAAAATCATTTGAGCGAATATTAAATAATATTGAACTGTCTCAACATTCATCCTTGTATATTAACTTCACGATAAATTCAGTGAATAAAACTGAGCTTTCTGACTTTTGTGAGTTTATTGACAAAGTCCCACAAATAAAAGGGACATTCTTCTATTTCCACACACCGTATTATGGACATGATGAGCTAAATATTGATGTTTCAACAAAAAAGGAAATCTTGCAACAGTTGTTGAAACTTAAAAAACAGTATAAAATTCTAAATTCAACAGCAGGACTAAAATCAGCTATCCGTAACGACTGGAAGAAAAATTTGACTCTTTGCAAAGTTTATGAGGACGGAAAGTATTATAACTGCTGTAGAGAAAGCCACAATACCAAGTTATGTGAAGAATGTGGCTATTTAAGTTATGCCGAGATCGATCAAACTCTGAAATTAAAACCGGGAGCAATACTAAATGCACTTAAATATTTCTAA
- a CDS encoding SDR family oxidoreductase: MNYTLITGASSGIGYELAFQFAKNGHNLILVARQYQKLLQLAEILKADYNVETVLISQDLSHPNAADAIFGLVSEKGIHVNYLVNNAGFYVKGAFVETLWEKEHELVQLQCLNHTKITKLLLPQMCKSKKGGILNICSTGSFVPGPNNAIYCAAKSFVLSFSEAIAEEVAEFGIAVTALCPSGTKTNFQNFDDRKESVLFPIMKASEVAKIGYNSLMKGKRVVVPGMSNKLQVFLVRFLPRKLVVKLTSILVKNGK; encoded by the coding sequence ATGAATTATACTTTGATAACTGGAGCATCAAGTGGAATAGGTTATGAATTAGCATTTCAATTTGCAAAAAATGGTCATAATTTAATTCTTGTTGCCAGACAGTATCAAAAATTATTGCAATTGGCTGAAATTCTAAAAGCTGACTATAATGTTGAAACAGTTCTAATTTCGCAGGATTTAAGCCATCCTAATGCAGCCGATGCAATTTTTGGCTTAGTCAGTGAAAAGGGAATTCATGTTAACTATCTTGTCAATAATGCTGGTTTCTATGTGAAAGGAGCCTTTGTTGAAACATTGTGGGAGAAGGAACATGAACTTGTACAATTGCAGTGCCTAAATCATACTAAGATTACAAAGTTGTTACTGCCGCAGATGTGCAAATCTAAAAAAGGCGGAATTCTCAATATTTGCTCAACCGGTTCTTTTGTACCTGGCCCTAATAATGCTATTTATTGTGCAGCTAAAAGCTTTGTCCTGAGTTTTTCGGAAGCTATTGCCGAGGAGGTGGCAGAATTTGGAATTGCAGTTACAGCCTTATGCCCGAGCGGGACGAAAACAAATTTTCAGAATTTTGATGATAGGAAAGAGTCAGTTTTATTTCCAATTATGAAAGCTTCTGAAGTAGCAAAAATTGGATACAATTCATTGATGAAGGGCAAAAGAGTTGTTGTGCCAGGAATGAGTAATAAGCTGCAAGTGTTTCTTGTTAGATTTTTGCCAAGAAAGCTGGTAGTAAAATTAACAAGCATTTTGGTAAAAAATGGTAAGTAA
- a CDS encoding aldo/keto reductase — protein MKYNRYINDVPKVSEIGLGAWQLGINSGWKSMTEKEAIYMVHKSIELGVNFFDTAPVYGLGTGELRLGKALKIYDRSKIVINTKFGRSEKGEINFNSNNIRESLEGSLKRLQVDYIDSIIIHSPPIEYLDGNDNDHYEILEKLMDEGKIKAYGASLDTFEEMKLLIKTTNSKVIEAFFNIFHQDAARAFDLAKKQDVGIIAKIPLDSGWLSGKYNSDSTFDDIRKRWSRKDIKIRADLTEKVKNIIKQNNLAQTAISFCLAYDAVSTVIPGNITIEQLDSNLESIKNPISKELVKKLEDFYKNEVKHLNLPW, from the coding sequence ATGAAATATAATAGATACATAAATGATGTACCGAAAGTTTCCGAAATTGGTCTTGGTGCATGGCAGTTAGGCATAAATTCGGGATGGAAAAGTATGACTGAAAAAGAAGCTATATACATGGTACATAAATCTATTGAATTAGGAGTCAATTTTTTCGATACTGCTCCAGTTTATGGTCTTGGTACCGGAGAATTAAGGCTCGGAAAAGCTTTGAAAATTTATGACAGGTCTAAAATAGTAATCAATACAAAATTCGGTCGTAGCGAAAAGGGAGAAATTAACTTTAATTCAAATAACATTCGTGAATCTTTAGAAGGGAGCTTAAAAAGATTGCAAGTTGACTATATTGATTCAATCATAATACACAGTCCGCCAATTGAATACCTTGATGGCAACGACAATGACCATTATGAAATTCTGGAAAAATTGATGGACGAAGGAAAAATAAAAGCTTATGGAGCATCTTTGGATACCTTCGAGGAAATGAAACTTTTAATAAAAACTACAAATTCAAAAGTTATAGAAGCTTTCTTCAATATTTTTCATCAGGATGCAGCAAGAGCCTTCGATTTAGCAAAAAAACAAGATGTCGGTATTATTGCGAAAATCCCTCTCGATTCCGGATGGCTTTCAGGCAAATATAATTCTGATAGTACATTCGATGATATTAGAAAACGATGGTCGAGAAAGGATATTAAAATAAGAGCTGATTTGACGGAAAAAGTAAAAAATATAATCAAGCAAAATAATCTTGCACAAACAGCCATTTCTTTTTGTCTGGCGTATGATGCTGTATCTACTGTTATTCCGGGGAATATCACAATTGAACAGTTAGATAGTAATTTGGAGAGCATTAAAAATCCAATTTCTAAAGAACTCGTTAAAAAGTTAGAGGATTTTTATAAAAATGAAGTGAAGCATCTTAATCTTCCATGGTAA
- a CDS encoding TetM/TetW/TetO/TetS family tetracycline resistance ribosomal protection protein, with protein MRKNIINIGILAHVDAGKTTIAESFLYKAGAIKSPGSVDNGTSQTDFLDIEKERGISVKSAVANLRWQNSNINLIDTPGHIDFSAEVERSIRVLDLAILVVSAVEGVQAHTENIWMALKQHNIPTIFFINKIDRIGADTEEVIQEIKQDLCSDIAVLQKAVDEGDAKANVLNCWKDTEIDENVLEIIANNDDEILESYISEADISFDELNNSLIKAVKGFKIFPVLMGVAKSQIGIEELLNAVVKYTPTSEINDENNLSAVVFRIDHDKKLGKIVGLRIFSGQISNKDEIFNSSQDKLEKVNQLKRYASGGYKDISIGFAGDVLALTGLNDAKLGDTLGKKSNFQKEVKLNSPLLTVQVKAINENDYAKLAEALRILDAEDPALQFEWLKEDKELNLQIMGWIQIEVLERVLENRFNVKAKFEDPTVIYKESPKNNAVGFARYWMPKPCWAIIKLQIEPGEPNSGLVYESKLSVDDVHRKYQNEVERTIPQALKQGPKGWEVTDLKITLIEGEDHEVHSRPGDFIVATPMAIMNGLINSGTKFLEPYIWFKITAPEGLLGAISSDIIQMRGSFESPDINDGKFSFEGFVPVATSMDFPIRLSSRSGGKAKIKTRFHSYKECSDEHGVHREYKGISPLDEAKYILKARRALQ; from the coding sequence GTGAGGAAAAATATAATAAATATAGGCATTTTAGCCCATGTTGATGCAGGAAAGACAACTATTGCAGAGAGTTTTCTTTATAAAGCTGGAGCCATAAAAAGCCCCGGAAGTGTTGATAATGGAACATCCCAAACAGATTTTCTCGATATTGAGAAAGAGCGAGGTATATCAGTGAAGTCTGCAGTTGCCAATTTAAGATGGCAAAATTCAAATATAAACTTAATAGATACTCCTGGACATATTGATTTTTCTGCAGAAGTGGAACGATCAATCAGAGTTTTAGATTTGGCAATACTTGTTGTTTCGGCAGTTGAAGGTGTTCAGGCACATACCGAAAATATATGGATGGCACTAAAGCAGCACAATATTCCAACGATTTTTTTCATTAATAAAATTGACAGAATAGGAGCTGATACAGAAGAAGTTATACAAGAAATCAAACAAGATTTATGTTCTGACATTGCTGTTTTGCAGAAAGCTGTCGATGAAGGTGATGCAAAAGCTAATGTTTTAAATTGTTGGAAAGATACTGAAATTGATGAAAATGTATTGGAAATTATTGCAAATAATGACGATGAAATTTTAGAGAGCTATATTTCAGAAGCGGACATAAGTTTTGATGAATTGAACAACTCATTGATTAAGGCTGTTAAAGGATTTAAGATATTTCCTGTGTTGATGGGAGTTGCAAAAAGTCAAATTGGAATTGAAGAATTATTGAACGCTGTTGTTAAATATACACCTACGTCGGAAATAAATGATGAAAATAATCTATCTGCTGTAGTTTTTAGGATCGATCATGATAAGAAATTAGGCAAAATTGTTGGGCTAAGGATTTTTAGCGGACAAATATCAAATAAAGATGAAATCTTTAATAGTTCGCAAGATAAGCTTGAAAAAGTTAATCAGCTTAAAAGATATGCATCAGGAGGATATAAGGATATATCTATTGGTTTTGCCGGCGATGTGCTTGCATTAACAGGATTGAATGATGCAAAGCTGGGAGATACTTTAGGTAAAAAGTCCAATTTTCAGAAAGAAGTTAAGTTAAATAGTCCACTGCTGACAGTTCAAGTGAAAGCCATAAATGAAAATGATTATGCAAAACTCGCAGAGGCACTAAGAATTCTTGATGCAGAAGATCCTGCACTACAATTTGAATGGCTGAAAGAAGATAAGGAATTAAATCTTCAAATTATGGGGTGGATACAGATTGAAGTACTTGAGAGAGTTTTAGAAAACAGATTTAATGTTAAAGCAAAATTTGAAGATCCCACCGTTATTTACAAAGAATCGCCTAAAAATAATGCTGTCGGATTTGCAAGATATTGGATGCCAAAACCATGCTGGGCAATTATAAAACTTCAAATTGAACCCGGAGAGCCAAATAGCGGACTTGTTTATGAGTCAAAACTTAGTGTTGACGATGTTCACAGAAAATATCAAAATGAAGTAGAAAGAACAATTCCGCAAGCCTTGAAGCAGGGGCCAAAAGGATGGGAAGTAACAGATTTAAAAATTACACTTATTGAGGGGGAAGATCATGAAGTCCATTCTCGCCCGGGCGATTTTATTGTAGCTACACCGATGGCAATAATGAATGGTTTGATAAATAGTGGAACAAAATTTTTGGAGCCATATATTTGGTTTAAAATTACCGCTCCTGAGGGGCTTTTAGGTGCAATATCAAGCGATATAATTCAAATGAGAGGAAGTTTTGAAAGCCCTGATATTAATGATGGTAAATTCTCTTTTGAGGGATTTGTGCCTGTTGCTACATCAATGGATTTTCCAATTAGGCTAAGTTCAAGGTCGGGAGGGAAAGCTAAAATTAAAACCCGTTTTCATTCTTACAAAGAGTGTAGCGATGAACATGGTGTTCATAGAGAATATAAAGGAATTAGCCCATTAGATGAAGCAAAATATATTTTGAAAGCGAGGAGGGCATTGCAGTAG